Genomic DNA from Candidatus Eisenbacteria bacterium:
CTCACCGCGCAGCTGATCCGCGTGCTCTACTCGCGCGGCTACTCGGCGATCCAGTACGACCGCGAGGCGCTCGCCCGCATCTATCAGCTCGCGCAACGCCATCCGGTCGTCTTCCTGCCGTCGCACAAGTCGAACCTCGACCACCTCGTGCTGCAGTACGCGCTGCACGAGAACGGGCATCCGCCGAACCACACGGCTGGCGGCATCAACATGAACTTCTTCCCGGTCGGCCCGCTCGTGCGCCGCAGCGGCGTCTTCTTCATCCGACGCACCTTCAAGGACGACGCGGTCTACAAGTTCGTGCTGCGCCACTACGTCGACTACCTGATCGAGAAGCGCTTCTCGCTCGAGTGGTACGTCGAGGGCGGGCGGTCGCGGTCGGGGAAGCTGCTGCCGCCGCGCTTCGGGCTGCTCGCCTACGTCGTCGACGCCTACCGGCGCGGCAAGAGCGAGGACATCCACCTGATTCCGGTCGCGATCGCGTACGACCAGATCCAGGACGTGGGCGACTACACGGCCGAGCAGCGCGGGGCGGCCAAGCAGCGCGAGAGCTTCGGTTGGTTCGTGCGGCTGGTCCGCAACCTGCGCCATCGCTACGGCGCGATCCACCTCCGCTTCGGCGAGCCCGTCTCGCTCGCCCAGCTCGTGGGCCCTTCCGATCCCGACGCTGAGCCGAACGCCGACGAGCAGAGCCTCGCCATCCAGAAGCTCGCCTTCGAGGTCTCCGATCGCATCAACCGCGTGACCCCGATCACGCCGACGTCGCTCGTGACGCTCGCGCTGCTCGGCCGCGGCGATCGCGCGCAGAGCGTCGAGGAGATCCGGACGGCGCTCAAGAACCTCCTCCACTACGTGCGCGGGCACGCGCTCCCCACGACGGGCGACCTGGACCTCGATTCAGCGGACGGCGTGCGGCGCACGCTCGACACGCTGGTCGAGAACGGCGTCGTCACCTGCTTCGCGGAGGGTCTCGAGCCCGTCTATGCGATCGGCCCGGATCAGCACCTGACGGCGGCGTACTACCGCAACACGATCATCCACGTGTTCGTCAACGGGGCCATCGCCGAGCTCGCGCTCCTGCGCGCCAGCGAGGACGACGTGGTCGACTTCCGCGGCGAGTTCTGGGCGGAGGCGCTCCGGCTTCGCGACCTGCTCAAGTTCGAGTTCTTCTTCGCCGAGCGCGAGCGGTTCCTGCGCGAGCTGCGCGACGAGGTGGCGTTCCACGCGCCCGGGTGGGAGGAAGCGGTCGATCGGGGTCCGGCGGCGATCCAGGGCGTGCTGCGGCGCTTCCGTCCGTTCAACGCGCATCGCGTGCTCCTGCCGTTCCTCGAAGCCTACCGGGTCGTCGGCGACGCGCTCGAGCGCGAGGCGGACACGACGCCCGTCGACGAGCCCGCGTTCCTGTCGCGCTGCATGGCCCTCAGCACGCAATACCGGCTCCAGGGCCGCATCCGCAGCGGGGAGTCGGTCTCGAAGGTCCTCTTCGAGACGGCGCTTCGTCTCGCGCGAAACCGCGGGCTGCTCGACGCTGCGACGCCCGATCTCGGCGCGCGCCGTCACGCGTTCGCGGAGGAGATCCGTGCTGCGATCCGGCGGGCGGAGGCGATCGACGTCCTCGCTGCCAGCCGGCGCGCGGGTTTGATCGAGTAGGCCGGCTTGGCGTTCGCGGCGGGGTGGGTGCGGGGGCGAGGTCGTCGCTCGCGGTCCTCGGGCCACGCGCGCGGCGTAGGCCGTAGCGACAGAGCCGCCAACCGTGGCGCGCGCGGGCCCTGCGGGCTCGCTCAGACCTCGCCCCCGCACCCACCCCGCCGAACGACCGCCACGACGGCACGCAGAACCACCGCCGCCAACACCAAACGCCGAAGCCAGGCTCGGCGAACGCAGCCGCGTCGATCGAGCGACCACGGACGCGCGTCGGTGGCCGCGACCCGTTCCGTCGATCCGTGCGCCGCCGCGCCGTTGCGTTGGTGCGTGGCCGACGCCGAAGGCGAGGCCAACCGCGCGTGCGGCGAACCCGGGCGGCGGGGCGAGGTCAGAGCGAGCCCGCAGGGGCCGCGCGCGCCACGGTTGGCGGCTCTGTCGCCGCGGCCTACGCCGCGCGCGTGGCCCGAGGACCGCGAGCGACGACCTCGCCCCGCCGCCCGGGTCCGCCGCTCCCCGCCGCTACGACTCGACGAAGGA
This window encodes:
- a CDS encoding glycerol-3-phosphate 1-O-acyltransferase, encoding MATASTAEAPLPLRHPRVVFLLDATSEIEQRLLTRWIADHHAPTGIPYEVVAIPPSRRRGSVRVDRSALEGALAAHDDPLLTPLRVAWLPPPERDDGPLRHLLKLVAFGDPRDPGRLRQRWVALRHPERAQVVLADAASISELRARWRTACGAGFAETMGLADFVARQAALALERAERRLRGLRYKVPRFVGEAILARPAFQGGVARLAQELGRPPADVLKEATSDLREIAATHSPYVIDLTAQLIRVLYSRGYSAIQYDREALARIYQLAQRHPVVFLPSHKSNLDHLVLQYALHENGHPPNHTAGGINMNFFPVGPLVRRSGVFFIRRTFKDDAVYKFVLRHYVDYLIEKRFSLEWYVEGGRSRSGKLLPPRFGLLAYVVDAYRRGKSEDIHLIPVAIAYDQIQDVGDYTAEQRGAAKQRESFGWFVRLVRNLRHRYGAIHLRFGEPVSLAQLVGPSDPDAEPNADEQSLAIQKLAFEVSDRINRVTPITPTSLVTLALLGRGDRAQSVEEIRTALKNLLHYVRGHALPTTGDLDLDSADGVRRTLDTLVENGVVTCFAEGLEPVYAIGPDQHLTAAYYRNTIIHVFVNGAIAELALLRASEDDVVDFRGEFWAEALRLRDLLKFEFFFAERERFLRELRDEVAFHAPGWEEAVDRGPAAIQGVLRRFRPFNAHRVLLPFLEAYRVVGDALEREADTTPVDEPAFLSRCMALSTQYRLQGRIRSGESVSKVLFETALRLARNRGLLDAATPDLGARRHAFAEEIRAAIRRAEAIDVLAASRRAGLIE